One Pectobacterium polaris DNA window includes the following coding sequences:
- a CDS encoding MipA/OmpV family protein — protein MKKPQLCVLAALISGAVLLPSAYAADVSLGLGAAGSTSVYRGVDNDVYPLPVLNYESESFYFRGLGGGYYLWNDGANRFSLTAYYLPLGFKPGDSDDLRMKQLDKRRSTLMAGAAYRHTADWGEIRTVLAGDTLDYSNGFAWDTAYLYRFSMGDLSLTPGIGATWFSENMNQYYYGVSAQESARSGFNQYSPGDGWAPYLELSAGYQINQSWSAWAVGRYTRLSDEMKDSPIVDSNHSILMSAGVSYRF, from the coding sequence GTGAAAAAACCTCAACTATGTGTGCTGGCCGCACTGATTTCTGGTGCTGTGCTCCTGCCTTCAGCCTATGCCGCAGATGTCTCTCTGGGCCTTGGCGCTGCGGGTTCAACGTCCGTATACCGTGGTGTTGATAATGATGTTTATCCGCTTCCTGTACTGAATTATGAAAGTGAAAGTTTTTATTTCCGCGGGCTGGGTGGTGGATACTACCTGTGGAATGACGGCGCAAATCGTTTCTCTTTAACGGCGTACTACCTGCCTTTAGGGTTTAAGCCGGGAGATAGCGACGATCTGCGTATGAAGCAGTTGGACAAACGCCGCAGTACGCTGATGGCGGGTGCGGCTTATCGTCATACCGCCGACTGGGGTGAAATTCGTACTGTGCTGGCCGGTGACACGCTGGATTACAGCAACGGCTTTGCGTGGGATACCGCTTACCTTTACCGCTTCTCAATGGGCGATCTGAGTCTCACTCCCGGTATCGGTGCCACCTGGTTCAGTGAAAACATGAACCAGTATTACTACGGCGTTAGCGCACAGGAGTCAGCCCGTTCTGGCTTTAACCAGTATAGCCCTGGCGATGGCTGGGCCCCGTATCTTGAACTGAGCGCGGGTTATCAGATTAACCAAAGCTGGAGCGCCTGGGCCGTGGGCCGTTACACGCGTCTGTCTGACGAAATGAAAGACAGCCCGATTGTTGATAGTAACCACAGCATCTTAATGAGCGCAGGCGTCAGCTATCGCTTCTGA
- the yeaG gene encoding protein kinase YeaG codes for MNIFDHYRQRYDAAKDEEFTLQEFLTICQQDRNAYANAAERLLTAIGEPVMVDTAQESRMSRLFSNRVIARYPAFEEFYGMEEAIEQIVSYLKHAAQGLEEKKQILYLLGPVGGGKSSLAERLKALMQRVPIYILSANGERSPVNDHPLCLFNPQEDAAILEKEYAIPRRYLGTIMSPWAAKRLQDFGGDITKFKVVKVWPSILAQIGIAKTEPGDENNQDISALVGKVDIRKLEHYAQNDPDAYGYSGALCRANQGIMEFVEMFKAPIKVLHPLLTATQEGNYNGTEGIAALPFNGIILAHSNESEWVQFRNNKNNEAFLDRVYIVKVPYCLRVSEEVKIYDKLLDHSELTHAPCAPGTLETLARFSILSRLKDPENSSIYSKMRVYDGESLKDTDPKAKSYQEYRDYAGVDEGMNGLSTRFAFKILSRVFNFDHSEVAANPVHLFYVLEQQIEREQFPQELAEKYLEHLKGYLTPKYAEFIGKEIQTAYLESYSEYGQNIFDRYVTYADFWIQDQEYRDPDTGQLFDRESLNAELEKIEKPAGISNPKDFRNEIVNFVLRARASNSGRNPNWTSYEKLRTVIEKKMFSNTEELLPVISFNTKTSTDEQKKHDDFVDRMMEKGYTRKQVRLLCEWYLRVRKSS; via the coding sequence ATGAACATATTTGATCACTACCGCCAGCGCTACGACGCTGCCAAGGACGAAGAGTTCACTCTGCAGGAATTCCTTACCATCTGTCAGCAGGATCGCAACGCGTATGCGAACGCGGCTGAACGATTGTTAACGGCTATCGGTGAGCCTGTAATGGTGGATACCGCCCAAGAATCACGAATGTCACGCCTATTCTCGAACCGGGTGATTGCTCGCTACCCTGCTTTTGAAGAATTTTACGGCATGGAAGAGGCTATCGAACAGATTGTCTCTTACCTGAAACATGCCGCGCAGGGACTGGAAGAGAAGAAACAAATTCTGTATCTGTTGGGGCCGGTCGGCGGCGGGAAATCTTCTCTGGCCGAACGCCTGAAAGCGCTGATGCAGCGCGTACCGATTTACATCCTCAGCGCCAACGGCGAACGCAGCCCAGTGAATGACCATCCGCTCTGCCTGTTCAATCCGCAGGAAGATGCCGCGATACTTGAGAAAGAGTATGCCATTCCACGTCGCTATCTCGGCACCATTATGTCGCCGTGGGCGGCTAAGCGTCTCCAGGATTTCGGCGGCGACATTACCAAGTTCAAAGTCGTCAAAGTGTGGCCATCGATTCTGGCACAGATTGGGATCGCGAAAACCGAGCCCGGCGATGAGAACAATCAGGACATTTCAGCGCTGGTCGGTAAAGTCGATATCCGCAAGCTGGAGCATTATGCTCAGAACGATCCCGATGCCTACGGCTACTCCGGCGCATTGTGCCGCGCGAACCAGGGCATTATGGAATTCGTCGAAATGTTCAAAGCGCCAATCAAGGTGCTTCACCCGCTGCTGACTGCGACACAAGAAGGCAACTATAACGGGACGGAAGGCATTGCCGCCCTGCCGTTCAACGGGATTATTCTGGCGCACTCCAATGAATCCGAATGGGTGCAGTTCCGTAACAACAAGAACAATGAAGCGTTTCTTGACCGCGTGTATATCGTGAAAGTGCCGTACTGCCTGCGCGTATCTGAAGAGGTCAAGATCTACGACAAGCTGCTGGATCACAGCGAACTGACGCACGCCCCTTGCGCACCCGGCACGCTGGAAACGCTAGCCCGTTTCTCCATTCTGTCGCGTCTGAAAGATCCCGAAAACTCCAGCATCTACTCCAAGATGCGGGTTTACGACGGAGAAAGCCTGAAAGATACCGATCCGAAGGCGAAGTCCTATCAGGAGTATCGCGATTATGCGGGCGTCGATGAGGGAATGAACGGTCTGTCGACTCGCTTCGCGTTCAAGATTCTGTCGCGCGTCTTTAACTTCGATCACAGTGAAGTTGCGGCCAACCCAGTACACCTGTTCTACGTGCTGGAGCAGCAGATCGAGCGCGAACAGTTCCCACAGGAGCTGGCAGAGAAGTATTTAGAGCACCTGAAAGGCTATCTGACGCCGAAATACGCCGAATTTATCGGTAAAGAAATCCAGACCGCCTACCTCGAATCCTATTCCGAATACGGCCAGAACATTTTTGACCGTTATGTTACCTATGCGGATTTCTGGATTCAGGATCAGGAGTACCGTGACCCAGATACTGGCCAGCTGTTTGACCGCGAATCGTTAAACGCCGAGCTGGAAAAAATCGAGAAGCCTGCGGGCATCAGCAACCCTAAAGACTTCCGTAACGAGATTGTCAACTTCGTCCTGCGCGCCCGTGCCAGCAATAGCGGCCGGAATCCAAACTGGACCAGTTACGAGAAGCTGCGTACGGTCATTGAGAAAAAGATGTTCTCCAATACGGAAGAGCTGCTGCCTGTGATTTCGTTTAATACCAAAACCTCAACGGATGAACAGAAAAAACATGACGACTTCGTCGATCGCATGATGGAGAAAGGCTACACCCGGAAACAGGTTCGTTTGCTGTGCGAATGGTATCTGCGGGTGAGGAAGTCATCATAA
- a CDS encoding 6-phosphofructokinase, translating into MKIGLVISGGDVSGINNFIFQVNRMTASDIVIFDGGINGLIDNCCKVLTRRDLVDYSISAMPLITSGRKTGKCRKTDYEQIVKNIQKQKLDALIMAGGDGSFQFLKKLSHYGVHCYGVGMTIDNDISGNSYTIGFSTACEQVMSEVEKLRNTGRGLQGRVFMIELLGGYCGELTLQAALKSNADIALIPESPWEIDKLSQCIREKIAEQNSVIILCSEGYTHEYTPGFQGAIDTIIKKLEHKIGIRIRKTILGYGLRNGAPTGEEIIQGTLLAEEVVRCINSGLTNKIIIINNNNKAIPIDLEDSERRLVDVESHFYKLAKAHHLI; encoded by the coding sequence ATGAAAATTGGATTAGTCATTAGCGGCGGCGACGTTAGCGGAATAAATAATTTCATCTTTCAGGTGAATAGAATGACTGCCTCTGATATCGTCATTTTCGATGGCGGAATTAATGGCCTGATCGATAACTGCTGTAAAGTCCTCACTCGCCGCGATTTGGTGGATTACTCCATCTCAGCAATGCCCCTGATTACGTCAGGGAGAAAAACTGGGAAATGCAGAAAAACAGACTATGAGCAAATCGTCAAAAACATTCAAAAACAAAAACTCGACGCGCTCATTATGGCTGGCGGAGATGGCTCATTCCAGTTTTTAAAAAAACTCAGTCACTATGGCGTTCATTGCTATGGCGTAGGCATGACGATTGATAATGATATTTCAGGGAATAGCTATACGATCGGTTTTTCTACCGCCTGCGAGCAGGTAATGAGTGAAGTAGAAAAATTGCGAAATACAGGCCGGGGGTTACAAGGCCGGGTATTCATGATCGAATTACTCGGTGGATATTGTGGCGAATTAACCTTGCAGGCAGCATTAAAGAGCAACGCAGACATCGCACTCATTCCAGAATCACCGTGGGAGATTGATAAATTATCACAATGTATTCGGGAGAAAATCGCAGAACAAAACAGCGTGATTATTTTATGCTCTGAAGGCTATACCCATGAATATACTCCTGGCTTTCAGGGCGCTATCGATACCATTATCAAGAAACTAGAGCACAAGATTGGCATCCGTATCCGAAAAACCATTTTGGGATATGGTTTACGAAATGGCGCGCCCACCGGGGAAGAAATTATTCAGGGCACCCTGTTAGCAGAAGAAGTCGTTCGGTGTATTAATTCCGGACTGACCAATAAAATCATCATTATCAATAATAACAACAAGGCTATTCCTATCGACCTGGAGGATTCAGAACGACGTTTGGTTGATGTAGAAAGTCATTTTTATAAGCTCGCGAAAGCCCATCACCTTATATGA
- a CDS encoding PTS sugar transporter subunit IIB: MLKVLCVCGCGLGSSFAIEMTAKSVLKKLGIDAEINHTTISEASAFNYDVILTQKIFADILNSDASEDEKKRVIILNKLTDKDEIEEKILTYIQAHQ; this comes from the coding sequence ATGTTGAAAGTACTTTGCGTTTGCGGTTGTGGATTAGGTTCCAGTTTCGCTATCGAAATGACAGCCAAGTCCGTACTAAAAAAATTAGGTATTGATGCAGAAATAAATCACACCACGATTTCAGAGGCCTCTGCCTTCAATTATGACGTCATCCTAACCCAGAAAATATTTGCTGACATTCTGAACAGCGATGCCAGTGAAGATGAGAAAAAAAGAGTCATCATTCTTAATAAACTGACTGATAAAGATGAAATAGAAGAAAAAATTTTAACGTATATCCAGGCTCATCAATAG
- a CDS encoding D-amino acid dehydrogenase yields MRVVILGSGVVGVSTAWYLAQAGHDVTVIDRQPEPALETSAGNAGQISPGYAAPWAAPGIPLKAIKWMFQRHAPLAIRPDFTAAQLCWMWQMLLNCDARHYKTNKARMVRLAEYSRDCLQALRRDTGIQYEGRQGGTLQLFRTEQQYENATRDIAVLEEAGVPYQLLTRHELATVEPALAHVAGKLTGGLRLPHDETGDCQLFTRQLAAMAADAGVIFKLGRNVRQLRVEGQSVTGVQCDDEMIVADAYVMACGSYSTGLLHQWFDIPVYPLKGYSLTIPLADDAFAPVSTVLDETYKIAITRFDRRIRVGGMAEVVGFNTELNPKRRETLEMVVRDLYPHCGPIEQATFWTGLRPMTPDGTPLVGRSPLKNLYLNTGHGTLGWTMACGSGKLLADILSNKSPEIESDDLSVERYAR; encoded by the coding sequence ATGCGGGTTGTGATTCTGGGAAGTGGTGTAGTTGGCGTAAGTACCGCCTGGTATCTTGCGCAGGCAGGGCATGATGTTACCGTTATAGACAGACAACCGGAGCCCGCGTTGGAAACCAGCGCCGGGAATGCCGGACAGATTTCCCCCGGCTATGCCGCACCTTGGGCTGCACCGGGAATACCGCTGAAAGCGATAAAGTGGATGTTTCAGCGTCATGCACCGCTGGCCATCCGGCCGGATTTCACGGCCGCACAGCTGTGCTGGATGTGGCAAATGTTGCTCAACTGTGACGCGCGCCACTATAAAACCAATAAAGCGCGGATGGTGCGTCTGGCGGAATACAGCCGCGATTGTTTGCAAGCGCTGCGGCGAGATACTGGTATCCAGTACGAAGGTCGGCAAGGTGGAACGCTGCAACTGTTCCGCACTGAGCAGCAGTATGAAAACGCGACACGTGATATCGCCGTGCTGGAAGAGGCTGGCGTACCGTATCAATTGTTGACTCGCCATGAGCTGGCCACGGTTGAACCTGCGTTGGCGCACGTAGCGGGAAAACTGACCGGCGGGCTGCGTTTACCGCATGATGAGACGGGCGACTGCCAGCTGTTCACTCGCCAACTGGCGGCGATGGCTGCCGATGCCGGTGTTATCTTTAAACTGGGGCGTAACGTTCGCCAGCTGCGAGTGGAAGGGCAAAGCGTTACGGGCGTGCAGTGTGACGATGAAATGATTGTGGCAGATGCCTATGTGATGGCCTGCGGCTCCTATTCCACCGGATTACTGCATCAGTGGTTCGATATTCCGGTTTATCCGCTGAAAGGCTATTCACTGACGATTCCGCTGGCGGATGACGCTTTTGCACCGGTTTCTACCGTATTGGATGAAACCTATAAAATAGCGATTACTCGCTTTGATCGTCGCATTCGCGTCGGAGGAATGGCCGAGGTCGTGGGTTTCAACACCGAGCTGAATCCCAAGCGCCGTGAAACGCTGGAAATGGTGGTGCGCGATCTGTATCCCCATTGTGGCCCGATTGAGCAAGCAACATTCTGGACGGGATTGCGTCCGATGACGCCAGACGGCACGCCGCTGGTAGGGCGCTCACCGCTGAAAAATCTGTACCTGAATACGGGGCATGGCACGTTGGGCTGGACGATGGCTTGTGGATCGGGGAAATTGCTGGCGGATATTCTGTCGAACAAATCACCGGAGATTGAGTCCGATGATTTGTCCGTGGAAAGATATGCTCGTTAG
- a CDS encoding aldo/keto reductase, protein MTKAIRFPDDTRVPAIGQGTWYMGEDARMKAQEVTALQAGIDLGLTLIDTAEMYAEGRAEEVVGEAIRGRRDRVYLVSKVYPHNAGGEKAIQACERSLKRLQTERIDLYLLHWRGGIPLVDTIAAMERLQQAGKIGQWGVSNLDLEDMQELWSLNGGQRCMTNQVLYHLASRGIEFDLLPWCQQQQLPVMAYCPLAQAGRLRDGLFSHPVVNRIAREHSITSAQLLLAWAIRQPGVIAIPKASSVKHVQENAKALDVVLSTEDIAQLDQAFPPPTRKQHLDVV, encoded by the coding sequence ATGACAAAAGCGATTCGTTTTCCAGATGACACCCGCGTACCGGCGATCGGTCAGGGAACGTGGTACATGGGCGAAGATGCTCGAATGAAAGCGCAGGAAGTAACGGCGCTGCAAGCGGGCATCGACCTTGGATTAACGCTGATTGATACGGCCGAAATGTATGCGGAAGGCCGAGCGGAGGAGGTCGTCGGCGAAGCGATACGTGGCCGCCGTGACCGCGTTTATCTGGTGTCGAAAGTCTATCCGCACAATGCGGGAGGCGAAAAGGCGATACAGGCGTGTGAACGCAGCCTGAAGCGACTGCAAACCGAGCGTATTGACCTGTATCTGCTGCACTGGCGCGGTGGTATCCCGTTAGTGGATACAATTGCGGCGATGGAGCGATTGCAGCAGGCGGGGAAAATCGGCCAGTGGGGTGTCTCCAATCTCGACCTTGAGGATATGCAGGAGCTGTGGTCGCTAAATGGCGGGCAGCGTTGCATGACCAATCAGGTGCTTTACCATTTGGCATCGCGCGGTATTGAGTTTGATTTGTTACCGTGGTGTCAGCAACAACAGCTTCCGGTAATGGCGTATTGTCCGCTGGCGCAGGCAGGGCGCTTACGTGATGGATTATTCTCGCATCCGGTGGTGAACCGCATTGCACGCGAACATAGCATCACGTCTGCTCAACTTTTACTGGCGTGGGCAATTCGTCAACCGGGCGTGATCGCGATTCCTAAAGCCAGCTCTGTGAAGCATGTTCAGGAGAATGCGAAAGCGCTGGACGTGGTGCTATCGACGGAAGATATCGCGCAGCTCGATCAGGCTTTTCCACCGCCGACGCGTAAGCAGCATCTGGACGTGGTGTAG
- a CDS encoding multidrug effflux MFS transporter, translating into MQRFVLILLTLVLLGPLGIDIYLPLIPAIAVALNSPESLIQSTVALFILIMGLGQLLAGPLVDKYGRRPMALAGVIIYLIGAIMAALATSATLFILSRLFQGLAVCCTAVAIFSSVRDKLNGDDAARTYGFLNGTLNIVPALAPLLGGLLAEAFGWRAPFWFLAGYSILVLALVIRFLPETRPDSTLPVHGLPLRQYARLLSDRQFLGFSSVNAGAMGMALTYVTFSPVVLMNEAQLTPLEFSIAFGVNGFWIMLVSFFANRIIRKVGRPRCLAIGSLLMGAGFVSLLSGVVLLPDAMQDTWPTYMLPVALACAGLAFLIGPSTSYALEPYSNEAGIASAMVGFVQMAGGAALGLMAMAIPLPSKVSLALVMLCAALLAVRARLLTRHHKSSITSLPRT; encoded by the coding sequence ATGCAACGATTTGTTCTGATTTTACTGACTCTGGTTCTACTCGGCCCTCTGGGCATCGACATCTATTTACCGCTTATTCCCGCCATCGCCGTGGCGCTGAACAGCCCTGAATCGCTGATTCAATCCACCGTCGCACTTTTCATTCTGATCATGGGATTAGGCCAGCTGCTGGCGGGGCCACTGGTCGATAAGTACGGTCGACGCCCTATGGCGCTGGCTGGCGTGATTATCTACCTCATCGGTGCGATCATGGCCGCGCTGGCTACCAGCGCCACGCTGTTCATCCTCTCACGCCTTTTTCAGGGACTGGCCGTCTGTTGTACCGCCGTCGCCATTTTCAGCAGCGTGCGTGACAAACTGAACGGCGACGATGCCGCCAGAACCTATGGTTTTCTTAACGGCACGCTGAACATTGTGCCAGCGCTGGCGCCGCTATTAGGTGGGCTTTTGGCCGAAGCCTTCGGCTGGCGAGCCCCCTTCTGGTTCCTCGCAGGCTACAGCATTCTGGTACTGGCACTCGTCATCCGCTTCCTGCCCGAAACGCGCCCGGATTCAACGTTGCCCGTACACGGCTTGCCGCTGCGCCAATACGCACGTCTGTTGTCCGATCGCCAATTTTTGGGATTCTCCTCAGTCAACGCGGGAGCCATGGGGATGGCATTGACCTATGTCACCTTCTCTCCCGTGGTATTGATGAACGAGGCTCAGCTCACGCCGCTTGAGTTTTCGATTGCCTTTGGCGTAAACGGTTTTTGGATCATGCTGGTCAGCTTCTTTGCAAATCGCATCATTCGCAAAGTCGGCCGACCCCGCTGTCTGGCTATCGGTAGCCTGCTGATGGGTGCTGGGTTTGTTTCGCTGCTGAGCGGCGTCGTTCTCTTACCCGACGCGATGCAAGACACCTGGCCGACCTACATGCTGCCCGTCGCGCTGGCCTGTGCCGGTCTGGCATTTTTGATCGGGCCGTCCACCAGCTATGCGCTGGAGCCTTATTCCAATGAGGCGGGGATTGCGTCAGCGATGGTAGGATTTGTGCAGATGGCGGGCGGCGCAGCGCTGGGCTTGATGGCTATGGCTATTCCTCTGCCGTCAAAAGTATCACTGGCGCTGGTGATGCTCTGTGCCGCTCTGCTAGCGGTACGCGCCCGCCTGCTGACGCGGCACCACAAGAGCAGCATTACGTCACTGCCCCGCACCTAG
- a CDS encoding YeaH/YhbH family protein, with protein MAYFIDRRLNGKNKSTVNRQRFLRRYKSQIKQSISEAINKRSVTDIESGESVSIPNADINEPMFHQGRGGRRHRVHPGNDHFVQNDKIERPQGGGGGGSGQGDASKDGEGEDEFVFQISKDEYLDLLFEDLALPNLKKTQHRQMNEYKTHRAGYTANGVPANISVVRSLQNSLARRMAMTAGKRRTLHELEESLEQLAHTEPAQLLEEERLRQEITELRQKIARVPFIDTFDLRYKNYERRAEPSSQAVMFCLMDVSGSMDQATKDMAKRFYILLYLFLSRNYKNVDVVYIRHHTQAKEVDEQEFFYSQETGGTIVSSALKLMEEVVRERYDPSQWNIYAAQASDGDNWADDSPLCHQILANQLLPMVRYYSYIEITRRSHQTLWREYETLRDKFDNFAMQHIRDQDDIYPVFRELFRKQTVGH; from the coding sequence ATGGCCTATTTTATTGACCGACGACTGAACGGCAAAAACAAAAGCACGGTGAACCGCCAACGCTTTCTGCGCCGCTATAAGTCGCAAATAAAACAGTCGATTTCCGAGGCCATTAATAAGCGTTCGGTGACCGACATCGAAAGCGGGGAGTCAGTCTCGATCCCCAATGCAGACATCAACGAACCGATGTTCCATCAGGGCCGTGGAGGACGCCGACACCGCGTCCACCCGGGCAACGATCACTTCGTACAGAATGACAAAATCGAGCGGCCACAAGGAGGTGGCGGCGGTGGTTCCGGTCAGGGGGACGCCAGTAAAGATGGCGAAGGCGAAGATGAGTTTGTCTTTCAGATCTCCAAAGATGAATATCTGGACTTGCTGTTTGAAGATCTGGCGCTGCCGAATCTGAAGAAGACCCAGCATCGGCAGATGAACGAGTACAAAACGCACCGCGCCGGGTACACCGCTAACGGCGTTCCTGCCAATATCAGCGTGGTGCGGTCGCTGCAAAACTCGCTGGCACGCCGTATGGCGATGACAGCGGGTAAACGGCGCACGCTGCATGAGTTGGAAGAATCACTGGAACAGCTGGCGCATACCGAACCCGCACAGTTGCTGGAAGAGGAACGGCTGCGGCAGGAGATTACCGAACTACGCCAGAAAATCGCCCGCGTGCCTTTTATCGATACCTTTGACCTGCGCTACAAGAACTACGAGCGCCGAGCCGAGCCGTCGAGCCAGGCCGTGATGTTCTGTTTGATGGACGTGTCCGGCTCGATGGATCAGGCGACGAAAGACATGGCGAAGCGCTTTTATATTCTGCTGTATCTGTTCCTCAGCCGAAATTATAAAAACGTCGACGTCGTCTACATTCGCCACCATACCCAGGCCAAAGAGGTCGATGAACAGGAGTTCTTCTACTCTCAGGAAACCGGCGGCACCATTGTCTCCAGCGCGTTAAAGCTGATGGAGGAAGTGGTTCGCGAGCGTTACGATCCGTCGCAATGGAATATCTACGCAGCACAGGCCTCGGATGGCGATAACTGGGCTGATGACTCACCGCTGTGCCACCAGATTCTGGCAAATCAACTTCTGCCGATGGTGCGTTACTATAGCTACATTGAAATCACCAGGCGTTCACACCAGACGCTCTGGCGTGAATATGAAACGCTGCGCGATAAATTCGATAATTTCGCCATGCAACATATTCGCGATCAGGATGATATCTACCCTGTCTTCCGTGAACTCTTCCGTAAACAAACGGTAGGGCATTGA
- a CDS encoding hemerythrin domain-containing protein: protein MNIDKFKHQHNEILESIDTLRQLSRAGVTENATDIARAIVAMSSTIKLHLSAEDRVLYPSLQRSGDEQLTKMSQHYQNEMQTIAADYDAFSRRWNTASQLMGHDRDFRADANNVLRKVYERMQRENHDFYPRIETA, encoded by the coding sequence ATGAACATTGATAAATTCAAACACCAGCACAACGAAATACTCGAAAGTATTGATACCCTGCGTCAGCTATCCCGGGCCGGTGTGACAGAGAACGCCACTGACATCGCCCGCGCCATCGTCGCCATGAGCTCAACCATCAAGCTGCACCTTTCCGCAGAAGATCGCGTGCTTTACCCTTCACTTCAGCGTAGCGGTGACGAGCAGTTAACGAAGATGAGTCAGCATTATCAGAATGAAATGCAAACCATTGCCGCCGATTACGATGCGTTTTCCCGTCGCTGGAATACAGCTTCACAGCTGATGGGTCACGACAGGGATTTCCGGGCGGATGCCAATAACGTGTTGCGTAAGGTCTATGAACGCATGCAACGGGAGAATCATGATTTTTATCCCCGCATTGAAACGGCCTGA
- a CDS encoding PTS sugar transporter subunit IIC, with protein sequence MNTVINFIVKDLLGQASILIALIAMIGLILQKKSVGKTAEGTFKTLLGFLIMMAGINIIVDTLTYLNSIFTQGFGMKGYITDVAAIAGLANRELGSEVALTLMVIFAVNILIARITPFKYIFLTGQALLWMATIGTVIGYKAGLTGATLILTGGIFGGIMAVLMPALAQPIVRKITNSDDVALGHFCTIGYLVQAAVARLVGKNSKSTEDLTLPDNFKFLQDTYLSMAVVMVPMYLIPAVAAGPAYIAQYANGVNYLMYSFMQSMQFVAGVFVLYSGVRLLLNELVPAFRGIAMRLVPNAKPALDCPVLFPYAPNAVIVGFLATTAGSILGMLIFPMFGLAMILPGLLTNFFAGGTAGIFGNALGGRRGAVIGGVVHGLFITLLPAILVPLLEDFGFTGVTFSDSDVISTGLILGHAFQQDWLFVAAFVAFVAFIAFIANRKLSQ encoded by the coding sequence ATGAACACCGTTATCAATTTCATTGTGAAAGATTTATTAGGCCAGGCATCCATATTAATCGCACTGATCGCCATGATCGGGTTGATTTTGCAGAAAAAATCGGTAGGAAAAACCGCAGAGGGGACGTTCAAGACGCTGCTGGGTTTCCTCATCATGATGGCAGGGATTAACATCATCGTTGATACCCTGACTTATTTGAACAGTATCTTCACTCAAGGCTTTGGCATGAAAGGCTACATCACCGATGTCGCCGCCATCGCCGGGTTGGCAAACCGCGAACTTGGGTCAGAAGTCGCGTTAACGCTCATGGTGATCTTTGCCGTCAACATCCTTATTGCGCGCATTACCCCCTTTAAATATATCTTCCTGACGGGACAGGCTCTGCTGTGGATGGCAACAATCGGTACCGTAATTGGCTATAAGGCAGGTTTGACCGGCGCAACGCTGATCCTAACCGGCGGCATATTTGGCGGCATTATGGCCGTGCTGATGCCCGCGCTAGCACAGCCGATTGTCCGTAAAATCACGAATTCCGATGATGTAGCTCTGGGGCATTTTTGTACCATCGGGTATCTGGTGCAGGCCGCCGTTGCGCGGTTAGTCGGCAAAAACTCCAAATCCACAGAAGATTTAACGCTGCCCGATAACTTCAAATTTTTGCAGGATACCTACCTGTCGATGGCCGTCGTCATGGTGCCGATGTACCTCATCCCAGCCGTAGCAGCGGGGCCAGCCTACATCGCGCAGTACGCCAACGGCGTCAACTATCTGATGTATTCCTTCATGCAGTCCATGCAGTTTGTCGCAGGCGTTTTCGTTCTCTACAGCGGTGTCCGTCTGCTGCTTAATGAGCTGGTTCCCGCATTTCGAGGGATCGCCATGCGGCTGGTCCCTAATGCCAAACCCGCGTTGGATTGCCCGGTTCTCTTCCCCTATGCGCCTAACGCCGTCATTGTCGGGTTCCTCGCCACCACCGCCGGTTCTATTCTCGGAATGTTGATCTTCCCGATGTTTGGGCTGGCGATGATTTTGCCAGGTTTATTGACCAACTTCTTCGCGGGCGGCACAGCCGGTATTTTCGGTAACGCGCTGGGAGGACGGCGCGGCGCAGTCATCGGCGGTGTCGTGCATGGCCTTTTCATTACGCTCTTGCCCGCCATTCTGGTGCCATTACTGGAAGATTTCGGATTTACCGGCGTCACCTTCAGTGATTCTGATGTCATCAGTACTGGCCTGATATTAGGACACGCTTTCCAGCAAGACTGGTTATTTGTCGCCGCCTTTGTCGCATTCGTTGCATTCATTGCCTTTATTGCGAATCGTAAACTATCGCAATAG